A genomic segment from Thermodesulfobacteriota bacterium encodes:
- a CDS encoding tetratricopeptide repeat protein — MVNASIPRYRALPLLALAIVSLALFSNTLSGKFLWDDRILIADNLYIRNFNNIPRFLTPRYWNESSPSSGVYRPVREISLALDYYFWKENPAGYRVTNILIHAVSVLLVFSLAGLLTGAEGAGGAQSGTNDRTAFAFLTALFFAVHPIHTESINLVKNRSDLLAMLFFLISLLLFIRHLSAAGRIRSWLMLAGAWLCFIPAVVSKEMALSLPGVAALYAACFLDGSKRKKALIRVIPYGVMILGFLWFMHTFIRPGDPLPPNVPLPANTVQRVLTVMKTLGFYPRMLLVPFPMSLEHPFPIPVSPLDPDIVIFLCLLVLSGVLAVRSLAGNRIVLFAIGWIGLTLVPSANIVYLVSRPVAEQRLYIPSLGFCLLLVCGVRRLAAAPSGRLNRNRAAAIGGLALIVYAALTVQRNRDWGQPILFYSKVLAGSPSNARMHNNLGVALSESGRYEEAVDHYQAALRLDPYNIRAYNNLGLVMADSGRPVEAIDYFQRAIALNPTYAEVHINLGAVLAIEGRLEEAIRHYRIALDLLPDSAWAHHNLAVAFSRTGKTEEALDQFFAAIALDPDFTEAYVNLGAALAKAGRSGEAIAYYESALRLDPGNVMANSNLGVEMARRGQWEDAIRFFMRAIALDPDYVDAHVNLGLALGATGRSDEAIRHYETAMRLEPGSADAHNRLGAELLKAGRREESIRHFFDALRLQPDHAQALNNLGLALSLTGRVDEAAGYLQTALRLMPDSADICCNLGKARLLQGRRKEAEDLLSRALQLDPDSEKAQRAYRECLEAGK; from the coding sequence ATGGTAAACGCTTCTATTCCCCGGTATCGGGCGTTGCCGCTCCTGGCGCTGGCGATTGTTTCACTGGCGCTTTTCAGCAATACCCTGTCCGGCAAATTCTTGTGGGACGACCGCATCCTGATTGCCGATAACCTGTATATCCGAAATTTTAATAACATTCCCCGTTTTCTGACGCCCCGCTACTGGAACGAGTCCAGTCCTTCCTCCGGCGTTTACCGGCCGGTGCGGGAGATATCCCTGGCATTGGACTATTATTTCTGGAAGGAAAACCCGGCCGGATACCGGGTGACCAACATTCTGATTCACGCGGTCAGCGTTCTGCTGGTGTTTTCTCTGGCGGGCCTGTTGACCGGCGCGGAAGGAGCCGGCGGGGCGCAATCCGGAACGAACGATCGGACGGCTTTTGCTTTTTTGACGGCGCTGTTTTTCGCCGTGCATCCGATCCATACCGAATCGATCAACCTGGTCAAGAACCGCTCGGACCTGCTGGCGATGCTGTTTTTTCTGATATCGCTGCTGCTGTTTATCCGTCACCTGTCCGCGGCCGGCCGGATCCGTTCGTGGCTGATGCTGGCCGGGGCCTGGCTGTGTTTTATCCCGGCGGTGGTGTCCAAGGAGATGGCCCTGAGCCTGCCGGGGGTGGCGGCCCTGTATGCGGCCTGTTTTCTTGACGGCAGCAAGCGCAAAAAAGCGCTGATCCGGGTGATCCCGTACGGGGTGATGATCCTGGGTTTTCTCTGGTTCATGCATACGTTTATCCGGCCCGGCGACCCCTTGCCGCCGAACGTTCCTCTGCCAGCGAACACCGTCCAGCGGGTATTGACGGTGATGAAGACCCTGGGGTTTTATCCGCGGATGCTGCTGGTGCCCTTTCCCATGAGCCTGGAACATCCATTTCCCATCCCCGTATCGCCGCTGGACCCGGATATTGTGATCTTCCTGTGCCTGCTGGTGTTGTCCGGCGTGCTGGCCGTCCGGTCGCTGGCCGGTAACCGCATTGTTCTTTTCGCGATCGGCTGGATCGGGTTGACCCTGGTGCCGTCGGCCAATATCGTTTACCTGGTGTCGCGGCCTGTTGCCGAGCAGCGGCTGTATATTCCCTCACTGGGGTTTTGCCTGCTGCTGGTATGCGGCGTCCGGCGACTGGCGGCTGCTCCATCCGGCCGGCTGAACCGGAACCGGGCGGCCGCAATCGGCGGCCTTGCCCTCATTGTTTATGCCGCTCTCACCGTGCAGCGGAACCGGGACTGGGGGCAGCCCATCCTGTTCTACTCCAAGGTTCTGGCGGGCAGTCCGTCCAACGCCCGCATGCACAATAATCTCGGTGTCGCCTTGAGCGAATCCGGACGGTACGAAGAGGCCGTCGACCATTATCAGGCCGCACTGCGGCTGGACCCTTATAATATCAGGGCCTATAATAATCTGGGACTGGTCATGGCCGACAGCGGTCGCCCGGTTGAGGCCATTGATTATTTTCAGCGGGCGATCGCTCTGAATCCAACTTACGCGGAGGTGCATATCAACCTGGGGGCGGTGCTGGCCATAGAAGGCCGCCTGGAAGAGGCGATCCGTCACTACCGGATCGCTCTGGACCTGCTGCCGGACTCCGCCTGGGCGCACCACAATCTGGCCGTCGCTTTTTCGAGAACGGGAAAAACGGAAGAAGCCCTGGACCAATTTTTTGCGGCTATCGCTCTTGATCCCGATTTCACGGAAGCCTATGTCAATCTGGGGGCGGCCCTGGCCAAGGCGGGCCGATCGGGCGAGGCGATTGCTTATTATGAAAGCGCTTTGCGTCTGGATCCGGGAAATGTTATGGCGAACAGCAACCTGGGAGTGGAGATGGCACGCCGCGGCCAATGGGAAGACGCCATCCGGTTTTTTATGAGGGCGATTGCCCTGGATCCGGATTACGTGGACGCGCATGTTAATCTGGGCCTTGCGCTGGGAGCGACAGGCCGATCGGATGAGGCGATCCGGCATTATGAAACGGCCATGCGCCTGGAGCCGGGCAGCGCCGACGCCCACAACCGGTTGGGAGCCGAGTTGCTGAAAGCAGGGCGGCGGGAAGAGTCCATCCGCCATTTTTTTGACGCCTTGCGGCTGCAGCCGGATCACGCCCAGGCGCTCAACAATCTGGGCCTGGCGCTATCCCTGACCGGACGGGTGGATGAGGCCGCCGGTTATTTGCAGACAGCGTTGCGGCTAATGCCCGACAGCGCCGATATCTGTTGCAATCTGGGAAAAGCACGCCTGCTTCAGGGCCGGCGTAAGGAGGCGGAAGACTTGCTTTCCCGGGCCCTGCAGCTGGATCCCGACAGTGAGAAGGCGCAGCGGGCTTATCGGGAATGCCTGGAGGCGGGGAAGTGA
- a CDS encoding radical SAM protein, which yields MKRNKMIQAAAAVAQAKLLKRNRPLVVGWAITHQCNRKCAYCAIWQRPRQDLPTATVFRIVDELAASGTLRISFTGGEPLLREDMGDIIRYVREKGIETRLNSNGSLVKEKIDNLRGLDMLLLSLEGPEAIHDAIRGPGSFQEVREAMRAARGQGVPVGLATVLASTNLDAVEFVLDGARDAGCRVMFQPATRLRLGGRAPNELAPPVGPYREVITGLIARKNAGDPAIANSLTGLRHLIRWPDPVRMACASGRISCRIEPDGQVLHCSRGAAGATPGNCAEASFREAFERLGPMACDDCWCAGRVELNLAFSFSVPTILNQLKTLVR from the coding sequence ATGAAACGGAACAAGATGATTCAGGCCGCCGCTGCCGTCGCGCAGGCGAAACTGCTGAAACGGAACCGGCCACTGGTTGTCGGCTGGGCTATTACCCATCAGTGCAACCGGAAATGTGCTTATTGCGCCATCTGGCAGCGGCCGCGGCAGGACCTGCCGACGGCCACGGTCTTCAGAATTGTGGACGAACTGGCCGCTTCGGGGACTTTGCGGATATCCTTTACCGGCGGGGAGCCGCTGCTCAGAGAGGACATGGGAGATATCATCCGTTACGTTCGGGAAAAGGGGATAGAAACGCGTTTGAATTCGAACGGATCCCTGGTGAAGGAAAAAATCGACAATCTGCGCGGTCTGGATATGCTGCTCCTGAGTTTGGAGGGCCCGGAAGCGATTCATGACGCCATCCGCGGGCCGGGATCCTTTCAGGAGGTGCGGGAGGCCATGCGGGCGGCCAGGGGTCAGGGAGTACCGGTCGGATTGGCCACGGTACTGGCTTCCACCAACCTTGACGCCGTGGAATTCGTTCTGGATGGGGCCCGGGACGCTGGCTGCCGGGTCATGTTTCAACCGGCAACTCGACTGCGGCTGGGTGGTCGGGCGCCCAATGAGCTGGCGCCCCCGGTCGGTCCCTACCGTGAAGTGATTACCGGGCTGATCGCCCGGAAAAATGCCGGAGACCCTGCCATCGCCAACTCCCTGACCGGTCTCCGGCACCTGATCCGCTGGCCCGATCCGGTCCGGATGGCCTGCGCCAGCGGCCGGATCTCCTGCCGGATCGAGCCGGACGGACAGGTCCTGCATTGCAGCCGGGGCGCCGCAGGAGCCACCCCCGGAAATTGCGCCGAGGCCTCTTTCCGGGAGGCGTTTGAGCGACTCGGGCCGATGGCTTGCGACGACTGCTGGTGCGCCGGGCGGGTGGAACTCAACCTGGCGTTCTCGTTCAGTGTGCCGACGATTTTGAACCAACTCAAAACCCTGGTGAGGTAA
- a CDS encoding lysylphosphatidylglycerol synthase transmembrane domain-containing protein: MPSLLTRRLRVFVPLAVSALILYLLLVKIDTGRIVESLRTCDIRLVGLAAVISLGINVLFGAEKWRRILSALGCDLPYREVLAIRTGCIPFKILLPFKSSELLKAYYLDRSRKLSFTRATSSLILDKAMNLLVLIPLAIIGLSVVDIPFIKAALLLILSLILLAVYSDRFRQGLAVVVAGIVPRLHGTVNGLLSGFAEVRGSEKTILIVYSLVYQLSEFVNTFILLKAVGVAAPFAYLMVIVPVIMIINNLPITALGLGTREMAIVYFLKDFGPSASLFSGGILISLVEYVLPVLVGILFIRSFQRYAMIKKQAS; the protein is encoded by the coding sequence TTGCCCAGTCTGCTGACCAGAAGATTACGCGTATTCGTTCCACTGGCCGTTTCGGCGTTGATCCTTTATCTGCTTTTGGTAAAGATCGATACCGGCAGGATCGTGGAATCACTGAGGACCTGCGATATCCGGCTGGTGGGGCTGGCCGCGGTGATTTCTCTTGGCATCAATGTCCTTTTCGGCGCTGAAAAATGGCGGCGGATCCTGTCCGCGTTGGGATGCGACCTTCCATACCGGGAGGTGCTCGCGATCCGGACCGGCTGCATCCCCTTTAAAATCCTGCTGCCTTTCAAGTCGTCCGAACTCCTCAAGGCCTACTATCTGGACCGGAGCAGAAAACTTTCTTTCACCCGCGCGACCAGTTCACTGATCCTGGATAAGGCCATGAACCTGCTGGTGCTGATTCCGCTGGCGATCATCGGGCTGTCCGTCGTTGACATCCCCTTTATCAAGGCGGCCCTGCTGTTGATCCTGTCGCTGATTTTACTGGCGGTTTATTCCGACCGGTTCCGCCAGGGGCTGGCCGTCGTCGTCGCCGGAATCGTTCCCCGCCTGCATGGAACCGTCAACGGCCTGTTGAGCGGTTTCGCGGAGGTCCGGGGATCGGAAAAGACGATCCTGATCGTTTATTCCCTTGTTTATCAGCTGTCTGAATTCGTGAATACATTCATCCTGCTCAAGGCCGTGGGTGTGGCGGCCCCGTTCGCCTATCTCATGGTCATCGTCCCGGTGATAATGATAATTAACAATTTGCCGATTACGGCGCTGGGACTGGGGACGCGGGAGATGGCCATCGTCTATTTCCTCAAGGATTTCGGCCCCTCCGCCTCGCTTTTCAGCGGCGGTATATTGATTTCACTGGTTGAGTACGTGCTGCCGGTACTTGTCGGGATTTTGTTCATACGGTCCTTTCAGCGTTATGCTATGATAAAAAAACAAGCCAGTTGA
- a CDS encoding radical SAM protein: MKIILINPRSRRPEEIQQKCFAPVNLLYLASSLLRDGYEVEIIDANAFGFSDDEVVRQVAEKNPGLIGISLLSETMIQTFRLAERLKAACPRARLMLGGPHANAMPEAVLKEFTAVDLVLTGECEQSLVHLVRALTHGEDIRQVPGLYWRQEGTVAGSPAADPISDLDLLPPPARHLLSAAYRADKYYLILEKERPMETLLTSRSCPFKCAFCSNIPGTFRARSPENVLEEIVERYRSGIAGFDIADANFTHDPVRAMRIFDLIIREKVRISFRFKSRTSVISPELVNKARRAGAYLVSMGMESGSQEILRRMNKKTRIETNIEACRTVMKAGLKLNTGWIIGFPGETRETIRETTRLILAVKPTTASILRLIPYPGTAVYEEARAENRLIGDWSVNRSFTPWIKLPWTDSLSDLERETQRVINRVYLRPYYFKLFAGEILKNANGMLARYAVQEAIKAARGVWT; encoded by the coding sequence ATGAAAATTATTCTAATCAACCCCCGTTCCCGGCGGCCGGAGGAAATCCAGCAGAAATGCTTTGCCCCGGTCAACCTGCTCTACCTGGCATCATCCCTTCTGCGCGACGGATATGAGGTCGAAATCATCGATGCCAACGCCTTCGGTTTTTCTGATGACGAGGTCGTCCGGCAGGTCGCGGAGAAAAATCCGGGCCTGATCGGCATTTCCCTGCTGTCGGAAACCATGATTCAGACCTTCCGCCTGGCCGAAAGGCTGAAAGCCGCCTGCCCCCGGGCGAGGCTCATGCTTGGCGGACCGCATGCCAATGCCATGCCGGAGGCCGTGTTGAAGGAGTTTACCGCCGTGGACCTGGTCCTTACCGGGGAATGTGAGCAGAGCCTGGTGCACCTCGTCCGGGCGTTGACGCATGGAGAGGATATCCGTCAGGTTCCGGGACTGTATTGGCGGCAGGAAGGGACCGTCGCCGGCAGCCCGGCGGCCGATCCGATCAGCGATCTGGACCTGCTGCCGCCGCCCGCCCGGCATCTGCTGTCGGCGGCCTATCGGGCCGATAAGTATTATTTGATCCTGGAGAAAGAGCGACCCATGGAGACGCTGCTGACCAGCCGGAGTTGCCCTTTCAAGTGCGCCTTCTGCAGCAATATCCCCGGTACCTTCAGGGCCCGGTCGCCTGAAAACGTGCTGGAGGAGATCGTCGAGCGTTACCGTTCCGGGATAGCCGGTTTTGATATCGCTGACGCGAACTTTACCCATGACCCCGTTCGGGCGATGCGGATTTTTGACCTGATCATCAGGGAAAAGGTCAGAATTTCTTTCCGATTTAAAAGCCGGACGTCGGTTATCAGCCCGGAACTGGTCAACAAGGCCAGGCGGGCCGGGGCCTATCTGGTTTCCATGGGCATGGAATCCGGTTCCCAGGAAATATTGCGCCGGATGAACAAAAAGACCCGGATCGAAACAAATATTGAAGCCTGCCGGACGGTGATGAAAGCCGGACTGAAATTAAACACCGGCTGGATCATCGGTTTCCCGGGGGAAACCCGGGAGACCATCAGGGAAACGACCCGGCTGATCCTTGCCGTGAAGCCGACCACCGCCAGCATCCTCCGTCTGATCCCCTATCCCGGGACGGCTGTTTATGAAGAAGCCAGAGCGGAAAACCGGTTGATCGGGGACTGGTCGGTGAACCGTTCCTTTACTCCCTGGATCAAGCTTCCCTGGACCGACTCCCTGTCTGATCTGGAAAGGGAGACGCAGCGCGTTATCAACAGGGTGTATCTCCGGCCTTATTATTTCAAACTGTTTGCCGGGGAGATTCTGAAAAACGCCAATGGCATGCTGGCCAGATACGCGGTCCAGGAGGCGATCAAGGCCGCTCGCGGAGTATGGACATAA
- a CDS encoding cobalamin-dependent protein (Presence of a B(12) (cobalamin)-binding domain implies dependence on cobalamin itself, in one of its several forms, or in some unusual lineages, dependence on a cobalamin-like analog.) produces MRITFVHLGREHLGLEYLSSIVRREGHQVSLAYDPGLFGPEDNVFCVPALERLFDQRRQVLAAIRESSPDLIAFTVYTGTYQWARGIAAEIRRSLKVPIVFGGIHATLVPEVIIADRNVDFVIQGEAFAAFPDLVAVLASGRGRLDDVSNLWFKRNGVVMNNPLAPPLADLDSLPFPDKTLFENDVNYVDDYVIITSLGCVFNCSYCCESTLNRLYRHQYYRRRSVASVMAELTVMKARYRFKEVMFNDALFFTDREWLRQLMAAYREKISVPFRCFGKVSHLDDDICRMLADGGCYCIEFGMQTWNEDLKRSVLHRNETNAMALEAFGRCDRFGLRYDIDHIFGLPGETVRDHVDGLRYYSRLKRLNRIKCHNLTCFPNTTMARYAREHNVLGAEDEDKLKKGEISDFFHGDAIRDGRLKKAKDLFSKCYKLLPIIPDIIVRRLIRSGDLRVFDLIPKPIVIIGQLLVAVKGRDYRYLVYLKYYPLRIKRSFRRKWSGNRKVAKSDG; encoded by the coding sequence ATGCGAATCACTTTTGTCCACCTGGGCCGGGAACACCTCGGCCTTGAATACCTTTCCAGCATCGTCAGGCGGGAGGGGCATCAGGTGTCCCTGGCATACGATCCGGGTCTGTTCGGCCCGGAGGACAATGTGTTCTGTGTTCCCGCGTTGGAACGACTGTTTGACCAGCGGCGGCAGGTGCTTGCCGCCATCCGGGAGTCATCCCCGGATCTGATCGCTTTTACCGTTTATACCGGCACCTACCAGTGGGCCCGGGGCATAGCCGCGGAAATCAGGCGATCGCTGAAAGTGCCCATTGTTTTCGGCGGTATTCACGCCACCCTGGTTCCGGAAGTCATTATCGCCGACAGGAATGTCGATTTCGTCATTCAGGGTGAGGCGTTTGCGGCTTTCCCGGACCTGGTCGCGGTCCTGGCTTCCGGCCGGGGCCGCCTGGATGACGTGAGCAACCTCTGGTTCAAGCGCAATGGGGTTGTCATGAACAACCCGCTGGCACCGCCCCTGGCGGACCTGGATTCCCTGCCCTTTCCCGACAAGACGCTGTTTGAAAACGACGTCAATTATGTCGACGATTACGTGATCATCACCAGCCTGGGTTGCGTTTTTAATTGCAGCTACTGCTGCGAAAGCACCCTGAACCGGTTGTACCGGCATCAATATTATCGCCGCAGGAGCGTGGCCTCCGTCATGGCGGAACTGACCGTTATGAAGGCGCGGTACCGCTTTAAAGAGGTCATGTTCAATGACGCTCTTTTTTTTACCGACCGGGAGTGGCTGCGGCAGTTGATGGCCGCATACCGGGAAAAGATCAGCGTGCCATTCCGGTGCTTCGGCAAGGTGTCTCATCTTGATGACGACATCTGCCGCATGCTGGCCGATGGCGGGTGCTACTGCATTGAATTCGGGATGCAGACCTGGAATGAAGACCTCAAAAGAAGTGTGCTGCACCGCAACGAGACCAATGCCATGGCCCTGGAGGCGTTCGGCCGCTGCGACCGCTTCGGGCTGCGCTATGACATCGACCATATTTTCGGGCTGCCGGGGGAAACGGTCCGGGATCACGTGGACGGGCTGCGCTATTATAGCCGACTCAAACGGCTCAACCGGATCAAGTGCCACAACCTGACCTGCTTCCCGAACACCACCATGGCGCGGTATGCCCGTGAGCATAACGTGCTGGGCGCGGAGGATGAAGACAAACTGAAAAAAGGGGAGATCTCGGATTTCTTCCACGGCGACGCCATCCGCGACGGACGGCTGAAAAAGGCCAAGGACCTTTTTTCAAAATGTTATAAACTGCTGCCGATCATACCGGATATTATCGTGCGGCGGCTGATCCGGTCAGGTGACCTCCGGGTGTTTGATCTTATCCCCAAACCGATTGTTATCATCGGGCAGCTGCTGGTGGCCGTTAAAGGCCGGGATTACCGCTATCTCGTTTATCTCAAATATTACCCGCTTAGAATAAAACGATCCTTCCGGAGAAAATGGAGCGGAAACCGGAAAGTGGCAAAAAGTGACGGTTGA
- a CDS encoding tetratricopeptide repeat protein, giving the protein MDIKPCLPALLHYSREFSMTNTISTKSRLPVVVLLMAVSLGLYANTLTNAFVWDDLLSVAESRHVRDIGNIPRFFSPRYWNESHPYPGQYRPVRMISFTLDYFFSKLNPAGYRVTNVLLHAANVLLVFYLVILAVESGSGGDPFGRRRCLEGTAFLTALLFAAHPIHTESVNLIKNRSDLLVMVFCLISLLLFIRHLSAAGRIRSWLMLAGAWFCFIPAVLSKEMALSLPGVAALYAACFLSGDRRKKALIRVIPYGMIILGYFWFMHAFIRPGDPLPPVAVLPAGAIQRVMTVIKTLGIYFRMLLFPFPLVLEHPFSIPETLLDPGILTFLLLLAPTGILAARSLFGNRIVLFAIGWIWLTLVPAANIVYVAARPIAEQRLYIPSLGFCLMLGYGLQSLASPRSGRSARSLAVLIGGIIFILYAAVAVQRNREWRDEITLYTRSLAENAASPRIQYNLGNALCREQRYEEAVGHYRAALRLVPDYLDAHYNLGITLYGLGKHEEAIGHYRQVLAREPGNVDALNNLGVALHASARLDEALGVFTAALKISPGDMQANWNMGDLLVDLGRSREAVGYYTSALKSRPDCLAVYHSLGKALMEQGETDKAIAVYEKAFRIYPDDADILCNFGVALMVQGKRPEEACALLSRALRIDPCHVKARQAYQECPERIN; this is encoded by the coding sequence ATGGACATAAAACCGTGCCTGCCGGCACTACTGCATTATAGTCGTGAATTTTCCATGACGAATACCATATCCACCAAGTCCCGCCTGCCGGTGGTCGTCCTGCTGATGGCCGTCAGCCTGGGGCTGTACGCCAACACCCTGACCAACGCGTTTGTATGGGATGACCTTCTGTCCGTGGCGGAGAGCCGTCATGTCAGGGACATCGGCAATATCCCGCGGTTCTTCTCCCCGCGATACTGGAATGAGTCGCATCCTTACCCCGGCCAGTACCGGCCCGTGCGGATGATCTCCTTTACGCTGGACTATTTTTTCTCAAAGCTGAACCCGGCCGGATACCGGGTGACCAACGTTCTGCTCCATGCCGCCAACGTTCTGCTGGTATTTTATCTGGTCATCCTGGCGGTGGAGAGCGGCAGCGGGGGGGATCCGTTTGGCCGGAGGCGCTGCCTGGAGGGGACCGCGTTCCTAACGGCGCTTTTATTCGCCGCGCACCCGATTCACACCGAGTCGGTCAATCTGATCAAGAATCGTTCGGATCTGCTGGTGATGGTGTTTTGCCTGATATCGCTGCTGCTGTTTATCCGTCACCTGTCCGCGGCCGGCCGGATTCGCTCCTGGCTGATGCTGGCCGGGGCCTGGTTCTGTTTCATCCCGGCGGTGCTGTCCAAGGAGATGGCCTTAAGCCTGCCGGGGGTGGCGGCGCTTTACGCGGCCTGTTTTCTTTCCGGTGACCGGAGGAAAAAGGCGCTGATCCGGGTGATCCCATACGGGATGATCATCCTGGGCTATTTCTGGTTCATGCATGCCTTTATCCGGCCCGGAGACCCGTTGCCACCGGTGGCCGTCCTGCCAGCAGGCGCCATTCAACGGGTAATGACGGTTATCAAAACGCTGGGCATCTATTTTCGCATGCTGCTGTTCCCCTTTCCCCTGGTCCTGGAACATCCCTTTTCTATTCCCGAAACGCTGCTGGACCCGGGTATTCTGACGTTTCTGCTGCTGCTGGCGCCGACCGGGATCCTTGCCGCACGGTCACTGTTCGGCAACCGGATCGTCCTGTTCGCAATCGGCTGGATCTGGCTGACCCTGGTGCCGGCGGCCAATATCGTCTACGTGGCGGCCCGGCCCATTGCCGAACAGCGGTTGTACATTCCTTCGCTGGGGTTCTGTCTGATGCTGGGGTATGGCCTTCAGTCACTGGCATCCCCTCGCTCCGGCCGGTCGGCCCGAAGCCTGGCGGTCTTGATCGGCGGTATCATTTTTATCCTCTATGCCGCCGTTGCCGTGCAGCGAAACCGGGAATGGCGAGATGAAATTACCCTTTACACCCGGTCCCTGGCCGAAAACGCCGCCAGCCCCAGGATTCAATACAATCTCGGCAATGCCCTGTGCCGGGAGCAACGGTATGAAGAGGCCGTCGGCCACTACCGGGCGGCGTTGCGCCTGGTGCCGGACTATCTGGATGCCCATTACAACCTGGGAATTACGCTTTATGGACTGGGAAAACACGAAGAGGCGATCGGCCATTACCGGCAGGTCCTGGCCCGGGAACCGGGAAATGTAGATGCCCTGAACAACCTGGGCGTGGCGTTGCATGCATCCGCCCGTCTGGACGAAGCCTTGGGGGTTTTTACGGCCGCCTTGAAAATTTCTCCGGGTGATATGCAGGCCAACTGGAACATGGGGGATCTTCTGGTCGATCTGGGCCGTTCCCGGGAAGCCGTCGGTTATTACACGTCAGCCCTGAAGTCACGACCGGATTGCCTGGCTGTCTACCACAGCCTTGGAAAGGCGCTGATGGAACAGGGAGAGACAGACAAGGCGATCGCGGTTTATGAAAAAGCCTTCAGGATTTATCCGGATGATGCGGACATTCTCTGCAATTTTGGTGTCGCCTTGATGGTTCAGGGGAAGCGACCGGAAGAGGCCTGTGCATTATTATCCCGGGCGCTGCGAATCGATCCTTGCCACGTAAAAGCGAGGCAGGCTTATCAGGAGTGCCCGGAGAGGATCAATTGA
- a CDS encoding radical SAM protein, whose translation MRLALVFNPFKYKVHEENLRIVQKYFGLFPPLSISWVAAIARRAGHEVTIIDARTLKLSKEEVAARLEAFAPDIMGFMMTTYMFQDTLEWIRYFKKRFDIPVLIGGYNLRVYPEASLSHPEIDYGVIEHALETVPLLFAALEGRGSLEDVPGLVYKKDGAIVKNPPRPVMFEDFPSPARDLLPNDLYAEFPTERKNFTVMVTSLGCPYGCSFCEAGRTPYNPRSPMTVVDEMQECYDRYGIREIDIFDYSFTADRKRTIAICREMRSRKLDLLWACRSRIDIDRELLEEMRLAGCGRIYYGIESGCQEILDRVNKGITLDQVRETVRHTRKLGMKALGFFLIGAPGETERTVKQTVRFARSLDLEYVQFSKCLAKPLTPLWEQMKQETGRDYWEDWVRGLEQDRPLPRPWTELTEAQVDRLSKWAYVNYHSRFRFLVRSTLQVRSFSEFKRKLLGFLEMVFSQEDVSRGDDAFVAYNENSRRLDFYKKIAKYK comes from the coding sequence ATGAGACTGGCCCTGGTCTTTAATCCATTCAAATACAAAGTGCACGAAGAGAATCTCCGTATTGTGCAGAAGTATTTCGGCCTTTTCCCGCCGCTGAGTATTTCCTGGGTGGCGGCCATCGCCCGGCGAGCCGGCCACGAAGTGACCATCATCGACGCCAGAACGTTGAAACTTTCCAAAGAAGAAGTGGCTGCCCGGCTGGAGGCGTTCGCGCCGGACATCATGGGCTTTATGATGACCACCTACATGTTCCAGGACACCCTGGAATGGATTCGCTATTTTAAGAAAAGGTTTGATATCCCTGTGCTCATCGGTGGTTATAATTTACGGGTTTATCCGGAAGCGTCCCTGAGCCACCCGGAAATCGACTATGGCGTGATCGAACACGCCCTGGAAACGGTGCCTCTTCTTTTCGCGGCACTGGAAGGACGAGGAAGCTTGGAGGACGTGCCGGGACTGGTCTATAAAAAGGACGGGGCCATTGTCAAGAATCCGCCCCGGCCGGTCATGTTTGAGGACTTTCCCAGTCCCGCCCGGGATCTGCTGCCCAATGATCTGTATGCGGAGTTCCCCACCGAGAGAAAGAATTTCACGGTCATGGTGACCAGCCTGGGGTGCCCCTATGGATGCAGCTTCTGCGAGGCCGGAAGAACGCCCTATAATCCGAGAAGCCCCATGACCGTGGTTGACGAAATGCAGGAGTGTTATGACCGGTACGGCATCCGGGAAATCGATATCTTCGATTATTCTTTTACGGCCGACAGAAAACGGACCATCGCCATCTGCCGGGAGATGAGAAGCCGGAAGCTGGACCTTCTCTGGGCCTGCCGGTCGCGGATTGACATCGACCGGGAACTGCTGGAAGAGATGAGGCTGGCCGGGTGCGGCCGGATATACTACGGTATTGAATCCGGCTGCCAGGAGATCCTGGACCGGGTCAACAAGGGGATCACCCTGGATCAGGTCCGGGAAACGGTGCGACATACCCGGAAGCTGGGAATGAAGGCCCTGGGATTTTTCCTGATCGGCGCTCCCGGGGAGACGGAACGGACCGTGAAACAGACCGTCAGGTTCGCCCGGTCCCTTGACCTGGAATATGTCCAGTTTTCCAAGTGTCTGGCCAAGCCCCTGACACCGCTGTGGGAGCAGATGAAGCAGGAGACCGGGCGGGACTACTGGGAGGACTGGGTGCGCGGATTGGAGCAGGATCGCCCTCTGCCGCGACCCTGGACGGAATTGACCGAAGCCCAGGTGGACCGCCTGTCCAAATGGGCGTATGTGAACTATCATTCCCGGTTCCGGTTCCTGGTCCGGTCCACGCTGCAGGTCAGATCGTTTTCGGAGTTCAAGAGAAAGCTCCTGGGGTTTCTGGAGATGGTGTTCAGCCAGGAGGACGTTTCCAGGGGGGATGACGCCTTTGTCGCCTACAACGAGAATTCCCGGCGGCTGGATTTTTACAAGAAAATCGCAAAATACAAATAA